Proteins encoded together in one Rossellomorea sp. y25 window:
- a CDS encoding PDZ domain-containing protein has protein sequence MVELWLLEFVKGFGKLFLHPVLYVSVFFAIMTGYYRVKRERRDFNTRLLDGYHDTRVLFSYGIVLGLLVSVVIVGAGVVIPFAGIMLIGMVSILFALTSRFQLMSATMTVGFSYFILFAVDYFQWEIPYVDTYVESLNVGMLSSIVVLLGVLTMIEGSLIRMNGGKHTSPRLLKSARGLKVGAHQGKKLWLVPMFLPIPAGTLPPPFEWWPVLTMGTETYSLLCVPFLLGFQQLVKSTLPEVAIKQTGYRVFWLGAFVLTLAITGFWAPMFSIAAAVVAMCGRAWISYRFRSAENSKPYFFKRQSKGVMILGILPGSPAKKLTLEVGEIVLKVNGVEVNTERAFYEALQKNGAYCKLEVLGTNGENRFTQGALYEGDHHELGIIFADESSGWEHHRVS, from the coding sequence TTGGTTGAGCTTTGGTTGCTGGAGTTCGTGAAGGGATTTGGAAAGTTATTTCTTCATCCTGTTTTATATGTGTCTGTATTTTTCGCTATCATGACGGGCTATTATCGTGTCAAAAGGGAACGAAGGGATTTTAATACGAGATTGCTGGATGGATATCATGATACGCGGGTTTTATTTTCATATGGGATTGTACTTGGGTTGCTGGTTTCTGTCGTAATAGTTGGAGCGGGGGTTGTGATTCCTTTCGCTGGAATCATGCTTATAGGGATGGTGTCCATCCTGTTTGCATTAACGAGTCGTTTTCAGCTTATGTCTGCGACCATGACTGTAGGCTTTTCGTACTTCATCCTGTTTGCGGTGGATTATTTCCAGTGGGAAATCCCCTATGTGGATACATATGTAGAAAGCTTGAATGTAGGAATGCTGAGTTCCATCGTCGTCCTTCTTGGTGTGTTGACGATGATTGAAGGAAGCCTGATTCGAATGAACGGGGGGAAGCATACTTCACCTCGTTTGCTAAAGAGTGCCCGAGGTCTTAAGGTAGGGGCTCATCAAGGGAAGAAATTATGGCTTGTACCGATGTTTTTGCCAATTCCTGCTGGAACATTGCCCCCTCCATTTGAATGGTGGCCGGTGTTAACAATGGGGACAGAAACGTATTCGCTCCTTTGTGTACCGTTCCTTCTTGGTTTTCAGCAGCTTGTTAAAAGTACCTTGCCTGAGGTTGCGATCAAGCAAACTGGTTACAGGGTTTTCTGGCTGGGTGCATTCGTCTTGACACTAGCTATAACAGGATTCTGGGCTCCTATGTTTTCAATCGCAGCAGCTGTTGTGGCAATGTGTGGACGGGCATGGATTTCCTATCGCTTCCGAAGTGCTGAAAACTCTAAGCCATACTTCTTTAAAAGACAGTCAAAGGGAGTCATGATTCTTGGAATTCTACCCGGTTCTCCTGCAAAGAAACTGACACTGGAAGTAGGGGAAATCGTACTGAAAGTAAATGGAGTCGAAGTGAATACAGAAAGAGCGTTTTATGAAGCCCTTCAAAAGAACGGGGCGTACTGTAAGCTTGAGGTACTTGGAACAAACGGGGAAAACCGTTTTACGCAAGGAGCCCTTTATGAAGGTGATCATCACGAGCTGGGAATCATTTTTGCGGATGAGTCATCGGGGTGGGAGCACCATCGGGTTTCATAG
- the cbiB gene encoding adenosylcobinamide-phosphate synthase CbiB, translated as MMIHHLIAITIAYVLDLWIGDPPEWPHPVKWMGKAISRLDRSLNKGGFLRSKGIVMVSILVVSAFILTSCIIWASYSIHTIMGVLVEAIIIMTTISQKSLKLAALEVFHPLEKNDMKTAREKLSYIVGRDTEHLNESEIVRGTVETVAENTSDGITAPLFWALIGGAPLAIVYRCVNTCDSMVGYKNKRYIDFGWGSAKMDDVLNWIPSRITGVILYFCKRPEYFTYKEGFGILLEDAKKHPSPNSGWGEAAVAANLGIQLGGLNTYKGIVSDRAKMGRMVFELERNHIQKTIARMQKACFIFIIVLWIGGILVGITRSWI; from the coding sequence ATGATGATTCATCACTTGATTGCTATAACCATTGCCTATGTGCTGGACCTATGGATCGGAGATCCACCAGAGTGGCCACATCCTGTTAAATGGATGGGAAAAGCGATTTCTCGTTTAGATCGTAGCTTGAATAAAGGAGGATTTCTAAGAAGTAAAGGCATAGTGATGGTATCGATATTGGTAGTATCGGCATTTATTCTTACCTCCTGCATCATTTGGGCAAGTTATTCTATTCATACAATTATGGGAGTCTTGGTAGAAGCAATCATCATCATGACGACCATCTCCCAGAAGAGCCTTAAATTGGCGGCTTTAGAAGTATTTCACCCACTTGAAAAAAACGACATGAAAACAGCAAGGGAGAAGCTTTCTTATATCGTGGGCAGAGATACAGAACACTTAAATGAAAGTGAAATCGTAAGAGGAACTGTTGAGACCGTTGCGGAAAATACTAGCGATGGGATAACGGCTCCATTGTTTTGGGCGTTGATCGGAGGTGCCCCACTAGCCATCGTGTACAGATGTGTGAATACGTGTGATTCCATGGTGGGATACAAGAACAAGCGGTACATCGATTTTGGGTGGGGGTCAGCCAAGATGGATGACGTACTGAATTGGATTCCAAGTAGAATAACGGGAGTCATCCTATATTTCTGTAAACGTCCTGAATATTTCACTTACAAAGAGGGGTTTGGAATTCTACTTGAAGATGCAAAGAAACACCCCAGTCCAAACAGCGGCTGGGGAGAGGCGGCTGTAGCTGCGAATTTAGGAATACAACTGGGAGGACTCAATACATATAAAGGAATAGTCTCTGATCGGGCGAAAATGGGAAGGATGGTTTTCGAATTAGAACGAAATCATATCCAGAAAACCATTGCCCGAATGCAGAAGGCTTGTTTCATCTTCATCATTGTTCTTTGGATAGGAGGAATTCTTGTTGGTATTACCAGATCATGGATCTAA
- a CDS encoding adenosylcobinamide amidohydrolase, producing MNNGNKEFQNLLIINQHLLSHSKDQIILQSPLPLKTVSSGVTNAGTGWYSTFVNRHVSKSYNSEDHHEEMERFLMQMGAQVEDTVGMMTAVQLEDVCWGFYEGGSFSVFIVVTAGVGNAVDASMSDRHSFDHSPGTINIWVFINGRVSEAASIQGIMTATEAKVKALEAHNVKDPITRSGATGTSTDSILIASTEEGVLLKYAGTITPLGKWISKGVYECTIQAISKYKKRVGAL from the coding sequence ATGAATAACGGAAATAAAGAGTTTCAAAATCTTTTAATCATCAATCAGCACTTACTTAGTCACTCCAAGGACCAGATCATCCTTCAATCACCACTCCCACTAAAAACAGTATCCTCTGGAGTCACCAATGCCGGAACAGGTTGGTATTCAACATTTGTCAATCGCCATGTATCAAAAAGCTATAATAGTGAGGACCACCATGAAGAAATGGAAAGATTCCTTATGCAAATGGGTGCCCAGGTAGAAGACACGGTTGGGATGATGACGGCTGTTCAATTGGAAGATGTCTGCTGGGGATTTTATGAGGGGGGATCATTTTCTGTATTTATTGTCGTTACCGCAGGAGTAGGTAATGCCGTTGATGCGAGTATGAGTGACCGTCATTCGTTTGATCATTCACCGGGCACGATTAACATCTGGGTGTTTATCAATGGGAGAGTATCAGAGGCCGCAAGCATACAGGGGATTATGACTGCAACAGAAGCCAAGGTGAAAGCTCTTGAGGCTCATAATGTAAAAGATCCCATAACAAGGAGTGGAGCAACGGGTACCTCTACTGACAGTATATTAATCGCTAGCACTGAAGAGGGAGTGCTTCTGAAATATGCTGGAACGATCACCCCCTTAGGAAAATGGATTAGTAAAGGAGTTTATGAGTGCACCATCCAAGCGATATCCAAGTATAAGAAAAGGGTGGGTGCCTTATGA
- a CDS encoding HAMP domain-containing sensor histidine kinase produces the protein MGIAGMTKMGIKRRLLIQNVSLITLTILLFLGILVSGIYSYYYIGTIDMLKNHAVNSSQFANKYMNLHSFTLRNELTNLQNNFSIPQAETQILNARGDLLSSSSGFIPDEKPDFKDIEEAFRNGSGTWIGNHPITGEHILAVSVPLNGENNTIGLIRFITSLESLDNNFRTILLSLFLIGLVILLIVFMVSTLFARNLTKPVIELTEASQKLAKGELETRIVGQYKDEFQTLSTSFNDMARELLKTEKMKNEFISSVSHEIRTPLTSIKGWSETLLTGDLQNVQENKTGLTIISKETNRLIGLVEDLLDFSRFSNGSFTIHPTTFSFIRPLNEVILQLNQKRKEKGISIMLESDETVDLFADENRIRQVLINLLDNAIKYSDPNSTVFIRYIQTNSHFTFEIKDEGQGIDPEHLQHIATLFYKERENSDGVGLGLAICKNIVELHHGKFFVKSDKGSGTTAGFTIPLRS, from the coding sequence ATGGGTATCGCTGGAATGACGAAAATGGGAATTAAAAGAAGATTACTCATTCAGAACGTCTCTCTTATTACCTTAACCATTCTGTTATTTTTGGGCATTCTCGTTTCTGGAATCTATTCTTATTACTACATCGGTACAATAGATATGCTGAAGAATCATGCTGTGAATTCATCACAGTTTGCCAATAAATATATGAACCTGCATTCCTTTACCTTGAGGAATGAATTGACTAATCTCCAAAATAATTTCTCCATCCCTCAAGCCGAAACACAAATATTAAACGCACGTGGAGACTTATTATCCTCTTCTAGTGGTTTTATTCCGGATGAAAAGCCTGATTTCAAGGATATTGAGGAGGCATTTCGAAATGGCAGCGGAACTTGGATCGGCAACCACCCTATAACAGGTGAGCATATCTTGGCTGTGTCTGTACCATTAAATGGAGAGAATAACACCATTGGATTGATCCGGTTTATAACATCCCTGGAATCACTGGATAACAATTTCCGAACAATCTTGCTTTCTTTGTTTTTAATTGGACTCGTTATTTTGCTTATCGTTTTTATGGTGAGTACACTTTTTGCACGTAATTTAACGAAACCTGTGATTGAACTGACCGAAGCATCACAGAAGCTTGCCAAAGGAGAATTGGAAACAAGAATTGTCGGACAGTACAAGGACGAATTCCAAACCTTGAGTACATCCTTTAATGACATGGCTAGGGAACTCCTTAAAACCGAGAAAATGAAGAATGAGTTCATCTCTTCGGTTTCCCATGAAATTCGCACTCCCCTTACAAGTATTAAAGGGTGGAGCGAAACATTGCTGACGGGTGATTTACAAAATGTTCAGGAAAACAAAACGGGGTTGACCATCATTTCAAAGGAAACGAATCGATTAATTGGACTGGTAGAGGATCTATTGGACTTCTCGCGTTTTTCAAATGGATCATTTACGATTCACCCCACTACCTTTTCTTTCATTCGACCTCTGAATGAAGTCATTCTACAGCTGAATCAAAAACGGAAAGAAAAAGGTATATCCATTATGTTGGAAAGCGATGAGACAGTGGATCTATTCGCCGATGAAAATCGTATCCGACAAGTGTTGATCAATCTCTTAGATAACGCAATAAAGTACTCGGACCCGAATTCAACGGTTTTCATTCGTTATATCCAGACGAATTCCCATTTTACCTTCGAAATAAAAGATGAGGGGCAGGGAATCGACCCGGAACACCTGCAACACATTGCCACCTTATTCTATAAGGAGAGGGAGAATTCAGATGGGGTAGGGTTAGGATTAGCGATCTGTAAAAACATCGTTGAATTGCACCATGGAAAATTTTTTGTGAAAAGTGATAAGGGTTCAGGTACAACGGCCGGTTTTACCATTCCCTTACGTTCTTAA
- a CDS encoding dicarboxylate/amino acid:cation symporter, with amino-acid sequence MKSLWKGYLDTSLIVKITVALVLGIAVGLIFGKDASVLSPLGDILIRLLKFLIIPLILFTLMVGVNQTNVSKLGRMGGKTFLYYLFSSALAIVVGIAVASIFNPGTGMTLDTTEKFEVPENPGMTSVLLNIIPENIVTAFTEMNLLGIIFTALVFGIAISYLRSSSEHHELGEQVYTVVNGLNEATLAIMKVILQYVPVGIFAIMAETVGKQGLDTLLSLGNMILVLYIALFVQIAIYIIALLFFKIRPGRFFAQARTPMITAFVTQNSSGTLPLTLNAAKNLGLSKSLYGFSLPLGATINMDGAAIRIAVSAVFAANVIGNPLSLNDMLVVVLVGTLASIGTAGVPGAGIIMIATVFAQLGLPMETVALLTAIDALVGMGCTALNVTGDLVGTSIIDKTENGDKQEAASI; translated from the coding sequence ATGAAATCTCTTTGGAAAGGTTATCTAGATACGTCCCTTATTGTGAAAATAACCGTTGCTCTTGTACTGGGGATTGCGGTCGGACTGATATTCGGAAAAGATGCATCCGTCCTTTCTCCCTTGGGCGATATATTGATTCGCTTGCTGAAATTTCTTATCATCCCTCTTATCCTGTTTACATTGATGGTCGGCGTGAACCAGACCAATGTGAGCAAACTCGGACGAATGGGAGGAAAAACGTTCTTATATTATTTATTCTCTTCAGCATTAGCCATTGTGGTAGGCATTGCCGTTGCCAGTATTTTCAACCCTGGAACGGGCATGACCCTCGATACAACGGAGAAATTTGAAGTACCGGAAAATCCAGGGATGACCAGTGTACTCCTGAACATTATTCCGGAGAATATCGTCACGGCATTCACGGAAATGAACCTCCTGGGAATCATCTTTACCGCTCTTGTGTTTGGTATTGCCATTTCCTATTTAAGGTCATCATCCGAGCATCATGAACTGGGTGAACAAGTATATACAGTCGTGAACGGGTTAAACGAAGCGACCCTTGCGATCATGAAGGTGATCCTTCAATATGTGCCGGTCGGTATCTTCGCCATCATGGCGGAAACGGTCGGGAAACAAGGATTGGATACACTTTTGTCTCTAGGGAACATGATCCTGGTTCTTTACATTGCTTTGTTTGTCCAAATTGCCATTTATATCATCGCGTTACTCTTCTTTAAAATCAGGCCAGGCAGGTTCTTTGCTCAAGCTAGAACACCCATGATTACGGCATTTGTGACTCAAAACAGTTCCGGTACCCTGCCTCTTACTTTAAACGCAGCGAAAAACCTTGGTCTGTCGAAGAGCTTATACGGATTCAGCTTACCCCTCGGGGCCACAATCAATATGGATGGCGCTGCAATCCGGATCGCAGTGTCCGCTGTTTTCGCGGCTAATGTAATCGGAAATCCACTAAGCTTGAATGATATGCTGGTCGTCGTCCTCGTCGGAACCCTGGCTTCAATCGGTACAGCCGGTGTTCCCGGGGCAGGTATCATCATGATTGCCACTGTCTTCGCCCAGCTTGGGTTGCCGATGGAGACGGTTGCCCTGCTAACTGCGATCGATGCCCTTGTTGGTATGGGGTGTACAGCTCTTAATGTGACGGGGGATTTGGTTGGTACGTCGATTATTGATAAGACGGAGAATGGAGACAAACAAGAAGCTGCTTCCATCTAA
- the cobD gene encoding threonine-phosphate decarboxylase CobD produces MLVLPDHGSNPQYTYKAMDIRMPGQIVDLSANINPHGPPAVLKKIWKDLLDEIITYPDPHSAALRRSIARKEEIEAEAILIGNGGAELIHLIGRWLSHSNVLIIHPTFSEYEKACQINDCTIHHFILKENDWDLDVNQLKATLPKMDAVFICNPTNPTGVLYSASKLEEIIIEANNKNCYVIVDEAFYDFPLEEVTIAPLVKKYTNLMILRSMTKMFSIPGIRLGFLMAGETVVKELETYQVHWSVNGIAQKVGETLLEEKDFIRHTQCMVKREREKLFAFFDECQFDYSPSQTNYYLLRDPELNGQTELFRFLLENGIVSRHTLNFKGLDGRWLRFAVKGEKEHEKLMDALTEWKSRP; encoded by the coding sequence TTGTTGGTATTACCAGATCATGGATCTAATCCACAGTATACATATAAAGCAATGGATATCAGGATGCCTGGCCAAATCGTTGATCTAAGTGCAAACATTAATCCACACGGTCCACCAGCTGTCTTAAAAAAAATATGGAAAGATCTATTAGATGAGATCATTACGTATCCTGACCCGCATTCTGCAGCATTACGAAGAAGCATTGCAAGGAAGGAAGAGATAGAGGCAGAAGCGATACTCATTGGTAATGGCGGCGCAGAACTGATCCATTTAATTGGTAGATGGCTGTCCCATTCCAATGTTCTGATCATCCATCCCACTTTTTCAGAATATGAGAAAGCTTGTCAAATCAATGATTGCACTATCCATCATTTTATTTTAAAAGAGAATGATTGGGACCTGGATGTGAATCAATTGAAAGCAACCCTGCCGAAAATGGATGCTGTCTTTATATGTAATCCTACCAATCCCACGGGTGTGTTGTATTCTGCTTCCAAGTTAGAAGAAATCATTATAGAAGCTAATAATAAAAATTGTTACGTGATTGTGGATGAAGCATTTTATGATTTTCCTTTGGAGGAGGTAACAATAGCCCCTCTGGTAAAGAAATATACAAATCTCATGATTTTAAGAAGCATGACGAAAATGTTCAGTATTCCTGGGATCCGCCTGGGTTTTCTTATGGCTGGGGAGACAGTAGTGAAAGAATTGGAAACCTATCAGGTTCATTGGAGTGTAAACGGGATCGCTCAAAAAGTAGGGGAAACACTCTTGGAGGAAAAGGATTTTATCCGTCATACTCAATGCATGGTGAAACGGGAGAGGGAGAAGCTATTTGCATTTTTCGACGAATGCCAATTTGACTATTCACCAAGTCAGACAAACTATTATCTCTTAAGGGATCCGGAGCTTAACGGCCAAACTGAGTTATTCCGTTTTCTGTTAGAAAATGGGATTGTGAGCCGCCATACCCTTAATTTCAAAGGGTTGGATGGAAGGTGGTTAAGGTTTGCTGTTAAGGGAGAAAAAGAGCACGAAAAATTGATGGATGCCTTAACGGAATGGAAATCCCGTCCTTAA
- a CDS encoding O-acetylhomoserine aminocarboxypropyltransferase/cysteine synthase family protein produces MTKSFDFDTLLLHGGQEPDPSTGSRAVPIYQTTSYVFDNSDHAAKLFALEVPGNIYTRIMNPTVDVLEKRLALLEGGIGALGVSSGMAAISLSILNIAGAGDEIVAATNLYGGTYNLFSTTLPKYGIKVHFVDPTDPENFRKAITPKTKAVFAETIGNPSLHVLDIEAVAKVAHDHHIPLIIDNTFATPYVCKPIEWGADIVIHSATKWIGGHGTAIGGVVIDGGKFDWNHEKFPGFTEEDRSYNGLRYAQDVGPAAFITKLRVQLLRDLGACLSPQNAFLLLQGLETLHLRIERHTENAFKIAEHLDQHNGVAWVSYPGLPQHPSHKLAQKYLKNGAGSIVVFGIKGGRDSGRKVVDNISLWSHVANVGDAKSLIIHPASTTHQQLNDQEIRATGVTEDLVRLSVGLESAKDLIEDLDHAIEVALETSRV; encoded by the coding sequence ATGACAAAATCATTCGATTTCGACACACTACTACTTCACGGCGGCCAGGAGCCGGATCCATCTACAGGTTCGAGGGCAGTGCCGATTTACCAAACGACATCCTACGTTTTCGATAACAGTGATCATGCGGCAAAATTATTTGCCCTTGAAGTGCCGGGTAACATTTATACGCGCATCATGAACCCGACTGTAGACGTGTTGGAAAAACGCCTTGCTCTGTTAGAAGGAGGAATCGGAGCACTTGGTGTATCATCCGGAATGGCCGCTATCTCACTATCAATCTTAAATATCGCCGGAGCAGGTGATGAAATTGTAGCAGCTACCAATCTCTATGGTGGAACCTATAATCTATTCTCTACCACTCTCCCGAAATACGGTATCAAGGTGCATTTCGTAGATCCGACAGACCCGGAAAATTTCCGCAAAGCGATCACTCCTAAAACGAAAGCGGTATTCGCTGAAACAATCGGGAATCCAAGTCTACATGTGCTTGATATTGAAGCGGTAGCAAAAGTGGCACATGACCATCATATCCCGTTGATCATCGATAATACCTTTGCCACTCCATATGTATGTAAGCCGATCGAGTGGGGAGCGGATATCGTCATCCACTCTGCAACAAAATGGATCGGAGGTCACGGTACAGCAATCGGGGGAGTTGTCATTGACGGTGGGAAGTTCGATTGGAATCATGAAAAGTTCCCGGGTTTCACAGAAGAGGACCGAAGCTATAATGGACTGCGCTACGCACAGGATGTAGGACCGGCAGCATTCATTACAAAATTAAGGGTGCAGCTGCTTCGTGACTTAGGGGCGTGCTTAAGTCCGCAAAACGCATTCCTTCTGTTGCAGGGATTAGAAACGCTTCATCTTCGCATCGAACGTCACACAGAGAATGCCTTTAAGATTGCGGAGCATTTAGATCAGCATAATGGCGTTGCGTGGGTATCCTATCCAGGGTTGCCTCAGCATCCGTCTCACAAGCTTGCTCAAAAATACTTGAAAAACGGAGCGGGTTCCATCGTCGTATTTGGTATTAAAGGTGGGAGAGATTCCGGACGGAAAGTAGTCGATAACATTTCTCTTTGGTCTCATGTGGCCAATGTAGGGGATGCAAAATCACTGATCATCCACCCGGCATCCACGACCCATCAGCAATTAAACGACCAGGAAATTCGTGCTACAGGGGTAACCGAGGATCTTGTGAGACTTTCTGTTGGATTAGAGTCTGCGAAGGACCTGATCGAGGACTTGGACCATGCTATTGAAGTGGCGTTGGAAACATCACGGGTGTGA
- a CDS encoding S41 family peptidase: MEWTGRKLIITIIISMLIGAGGMYGGLEWTGKGGDELAQFDGKGELNDKLHKVEVAYDLISDKFFQDVDKGQLVEGAIQGMLKTLDDPYSVYMNAETASQFNDALDSSFEGIGAEVTIMDGKLIIVAPFKNSPAEEAGLKPNDRIIKVDGNSIEGLDLYEATLKIRGKKGTEVQLEITREGLTDPIKVSVKRDEIPVETVLSDVKEVNGKKTGYIQITTFSENTAVDFKKQLGELEKKKVEGLVLDVRGNPGGLLSSVEEILKEFVTEKKPYVQIQERSGEVMKSFSNSKARKAYPVVVLIDEGSASASEILAGALKEAEGYPLIGTKSFGKGTVQQAVPMGDGSNIKLTMFKWLTPNGNWIHKKGIKPDIPVRQPSYFYAHPLQVEKPLQEGMNNEQIQNAQEMLQGLGFSIDRVDGYFSKETEKAVKDFQSQESTDVTGIIDTVTAERLQEEIFEAVQDEKNDLQLQAALEYIERTATR; encoded by the coding sequence ATGGAGTGGACGGGCAGAAAGCTCATCATCACAATCATCATCAGTATGCTGATCGGTGCTGGAGGAATGTATGGCGGCTTGGAATGGACGGGCAAGGGTGGGGACGAGCTTGCTCAGTTTGACGGAAAAGGCGAGCTCAATGACAAGCTGCACAAAGTAGAAGTGGCGTATGACTTGATTAGTGACAAGTTCTTTCAGGATGTGGATAAAGGGCAGCTGGTGGAAGGTGCGATTCAGGGAATGCTGAAGACTCTGGATGACCCTTATTCCGTTTACATGAATGCCGAAACGGCATCGCAATTTAATGACGCCCTGGATTCTTCTTTTGAAGGAATCGGAGCAGAAGTCACAATCATGGACGGAAAGCTGATCATTGTCGCTCCTTTTAAAAATTCTCCTGCGGAAGAAGCGGGACTGAAACCGAATGACCGTATCATTAAAGTAGACGGAAATAGCATCGAAGGACTTGACCTGTACGAAGCTACTTTGAAAATCAGAGGGAAAAAGGGTACTGAGGTTCAATTGGAGATTACGCGGGAAGGACTGACGGACCCCATCAAAGTATCTGTGAAACGTGATGAAATTCCTGTTGAGACGGTCCTCTCTGATGTGAAGGAAGTCAATGGAAAGAAAACAGGCTACATCCAGATTACTACTTTCTCGGAAAATACAGCCGTTGATTTTAAAAAGCAATTAGGCGAACTTGAAAAGAAAAAGGTAGAAGGATTGGTTCTGGATGTGAGAGGGAATCCAGGAGGTCTCCTTTCAAGTGTAGAAGAAATTCTTAAAGAATTCGTAACGGAGAAAAAGCCGTATGTTCAAATTCAAGAGCGAAGTGGAGAAGTGATGAAATCTTTCTCAAACAGTAAAGCAAGAAAGGCTTATCCTGTAGTGGTGTTGATAGATGAGGGAAGTGCCTCGGCTTCTGAAATCCTGGCTGGAGCGCTAAAAGAAGCAGAAGGGTATCCGCTCATCGGAACGAAGAGCTTTGGGAAAGGCACCGTGCAACAAGCCGTTCCTATGGGAGATGGAAGCAATATCAAGCTGACGATGTTCAAGTGGTTGACACCAAATGGAAACTGGATTCATAAAAAGGGGATCAAACCGGATATCCCTGTCAGACAGCCATCCTATTTCTATGCCCACCCGCTTCAAGTGGAAAAGCCCCTTCAAGAAGGAATGAACAATGAACAGATTCAAAACGCCCAGGAAATGCTTCAAGGACTTGGATTTTCCATTGACCGCGTGGACGGATATTTCAGTAAGGAAACGGAAAAAGCCGTAAAGGATTTCCAGAGTCAGGAGAGTACTGATGTCACCGGAATCATTGATACTGTAACGGCGGAAAGATTACAGGAAGAAATCTTTGAAGCGGTTCAGGATGAGAAGAATGACCTGCAGCTGCAGGCGGCTTTGGAATATATAGAAAGAACAGCAACGCGTTAA
- a CDS encoding homoserine O-acetyltransferase, giving the protein MEKSYTYEVSSITIPSLTLESGTTLKNVDLTYERTGNKEGPSILVCHALTGTHIVKGTSEDRGWWDGLIGPGSYIDTEHFNVIAFNVLGGCEGSTGPTSTNRHTGERYGPDFPGVTIRDMVHAQYEALQQLSIDRIEAVIGGSLGGMQALEWGALYPAYINKVFALAVTPSLNDYGLAFNHIGITAIEEDPGFQKGHYPPGAILKGLEIARMVGMVTYRTQELFDQRFQREKQNEQFNVESYLDYQGKKLGKRFDPNSYLTLLKAMNSHDIGRGRGGTEEVAKNYQCELISISYEGDLIYSPHYLKEFTHLVPKSEHYFISTAFGHDGFLVEFEKWGGIIASHLKNHHVQRVFTGTK; this is encoded by the coding sequence ATGGAGAAGTCATACACGTATGAAGTAAGCTCCATTACCATCCCATCCCTCACATTAGAGTCAGGCACCACGTTAAAAAATGTAGATCTTACGTATGAACGGACAGGAAACAAAGAAGGACCCTCCATCCTGGTTTGCCATGCCCTCACAGGGACCCATATCGTAAAGGGAACGAGTGAAGACCGGGGCTGGTGGGATGGACTGATTGGTCCCGGGTCGTATATTGATACCGAACATTTTAATGTGATTGCCTTTAATGTATTAGGAGGATGTGAAGGAAGTACGGGACCAACGTCAACCAATCGACATACCGGAGAACGTTACGGTCCGGACTTCCCGGGTGTTACGATAAGAGACATGGTCCATGCCCAATATGAAGCACTCCAACAACTTTCGATCGACCGCATCGAAGCGGTTATCGGAGGCTCACTGGGAGGGATGCAGGCCCTGGAATGGGGAGCCCTGTATCCTGCCTATATAAATAAAGTTTTCGCTCTTGCCGTCACACCTTCCTTGAATGATTATGGTCTCGCTTTTAATCACATCGGGATCACAGCGATTGAAGAGGACCCCGGATTTCAAAAGGGACATTATCCACCAGGCGCTATCTTAAAAGGATTAGAGATTGCCAGAATGGTTGGGATGGTCACGTACCGGACTCAGGAACTGTTCGATCAGCGTTTCCAACGTGAAAAGCAAAACGAACAATTCAATGTCGAAAGCTATCTCGATTACCAAGGAAAGAAATTAGGAAAGCGGTTTGATCCAAACAGCTATCTTACCCTGCTGAAAGCCATGAACTCACATGATATTGGAAGGGGGAGAGGAGGAACAGAAGAGGTAGCGAAGAATTATCAGTGCGAACTGATTTCGATTAGCTATGAAGGTGATTTAATTTATTCACCTCACTATCTAAAGGAGTTTACACATCTCGTACCAAAGAGTGAACACTACTTCATCTCCACCGCCTTTGGTCATGACGGATTCCTGGTTGAATTTGAAAAGTGGGGAGGAATCATTGCTTCTCACCTCAAAAACCATCACGTTCAAAGAGTTTTTACAGGGACAAAATGA